From a region of the Deltaproteobacteria bacterium genome:
- a CDS encoding NAD(P)-dependent glycerol-3-phosphate dehydrogenase has translation MKTDPREEGVLEGTDIKRIAVIGAGSWGTALANLLAEKGLEVDLWVREEEVFRQIRDERRNEVFLPGFRVSHGLRPVNSFEEALQDKQLALLAIPSHVFRTVLVSLKPFLRPDIPVMIATKGIENDTLLVMSQVAGEVLDEKYQETFACLSGPSFAREVARQYPTAVTVACRHPGHAKKLQELFSTDFFRVYAGDDLIGTQLGGALKNVIAIAAGASDGLKFGENARAALITRGLAEITRLGVAMGSNPHTFAGLAGLGDLVLTCTGDQSRNRSVGLKVAVGTALNEITQSMRMVAEGVKTARSAYELSVKMGVAMPITREVYRILYEGRDPRDAVRELMLRDLKAEREF, from the coding sequence ATGAAGACTGACCCGAGAGAGGAAGGGGTATTGGAGGGAACCGACATAAAGAGAATCGCCGTGATCGGAGCGGGAAGCTGGGGCACGGCCTTGGCGAATCTTCTGGCTGAAAAGGGACTTGAGGTAGACCTTTGGGTGAGGGAGGAAGAGGTGTTCCGGCAAATCCGCGATGAACGGCGCAACGAGGTGTTTCTGCCGGGGTTCAGGGTCAGCCATGGATTGCGGCCGGTCAATTCTTTTGAAGAGGCACTGCAGGATAAGCAATTGGCCCTCCTGGCGATCCCTTCCCATGTTTTCAGGACGGTATTGGTTTCCCTAAAACCCTTTCTGCGGCCGGATATACCGGTCATGATTGCCACTAAGGGCATTGAAAACGATACGCTTTTGGTCATGTCTCAGGTGGCCGGTGAGGTCCTGGACGAGAAATATCAGGAGACTTTCGCCTGTCTGTCCGGGCCCAGTTTCGCCAGGGAGGTGGCCCGCCAATATCCGACGGCCGTCACTGTTGCGTGTCGGCATCCGGGCCATGCAAAAAAGCTGCAGGAACTGTTTTCAACGGATTTCTTCAGGGTCTATGCCGGTGATGATTTGATCGGAACCCAACTGGGCGGTGCCCTCAAGAATGTGATTGCCATTGCGGCAGGGGCATCGGATGGACTTAAATTCGGCGAGAACGCCCGGGCCGCCCTCATCACCCGGGGCCTGGCCGAGATCACCCGCCTGGGTGTGGCCATGGGCTCCAATCCCCATACTTTCGCCGGTCTGGCCGGTCTGGGCGACCTGGTGCTGACCTGCACCGGCGATCAGAGCAGGAACCGGAGCGTTGGTCTCAAGGTGGCCGTGGGCACGGCACTTAATGAGATCACGCAAAGTATGCGGATGGTGGCCGAGGGGGTCAAGACCGCACGTTCGGCCTATGAACTGTCCGTAAAAATGGGGGTGGCCATGCCGATCACCAGGGAGGTTTATCGGATCCTGTACGAGGGGAGGGATCCGAGGGATGCAGTGCGGGAACTGATGTTAAGGGACCTGAAGGCGGAAAGGGAGTTTTAG
- the gyrA gene encoding DNA gyrase subunit A, producing the protein MMPEAVYESVDIEDEMKKSYLEYSMSVIVGRALPDIRDGLKPVHRRVLYAMYDLKNFFNRPYKKSARVVGDVIGKYHPHGDTAVYDTIVRLAQGFSMRYPLVDGQGNFGSIDGDPPAAMRYTEVRMARATQEFLSDIEKETVDFIPTYDGSLVEPVVLPSRIPNLLVNGSSGIAVGMATNIPPHNLSEICQAVERVIDTPDISLRELMELVPGPDFPTAGFICGKKGIRDAYESGRGIIKMRARAFVEKVGHNRERIIISEIPYQVNKGKLLEKLAEQVREKKIEGISEIRDESDREGMRIAIEVKRDGVALVILNRLYKFTQLETSFGIIFLSIVNGRPQILSLKEIIRHFIEYRREVVVRRTIYELKKAEARAHILEGLKKALEFLDDVIELIRSSSDAKEAKTRLMSDFGFSEIQAQAILDMRLQRLTGLERDKINAEYYELIKDIARYKEILGNPAMVLNIIKDEVKEVKELYGDERRTEILDDVEDIDMEDLIAEEDMVVTISHNGYIKRNPISLYRAQRRGGKGMTGVKPMGEDFVEHLFVASSHDFFLFFTNKGRVYWKKVHEIPEGGRMSKGKAIVNLLDLKKGERVATILPVRDYEEGKYVVMATKEGLVKKTELTAYSHPRSVGTIGVKIREGDELIAVRVSSGEQDIFLTTREGKSIRFPESELRSMGRVASGIIGIRMAPGNGVVGMEAIGEGATILTVTENGFGKRTRTDEYPRQGKGGKGVLTIKTSERNGPVVYSYQVNDQDQLMIITGHGKIIRLRAGDISVIGRNTQGVKLIDLGEGEKVVGVAKLMEDED; encoded by the coding sequence ATGATGCCAGAAGCGGTATATGAGTCGGTTGATATCGAAGATGAGATGAAAAAGTCTTATCTCGAGTATTCCATGAGCGTGATCGTAGGGAGGGCCCTTCCCGATATCAGAGATGGCTTGAAGCCGGTTCACCGGCGCGTCCTTTACGCCATGTATGATTTGAAAAACTTTTTCAACAGGCCCTACAAGAAATCCGCGAGGGTGGTGGGCGATGTTATCGGTAAGTACCATCCGCACGGGGATACGGCGGTCTATGATACGATTGTGAGGTTGGCCCAGGGGTTCTCCATGCGGTATCCGCTGGTGGACGGTCAGGGGAATTTCGGTTCCATAGACGGTGATCCTCCGGCGGCCATGCGATATACGGAAGTCAGAATGGCCCGGGCGACCCAGGAGTTTCTTTCGGATATTGAAAAGGAGACCGTTGATTTCATACCGACCTACGACGGATCCCTTGTGGAACCTGTGGTTCTCCCGAGCCGGATACCCAATCTGCTGGTGAACGGATCTTCAGGAATTGCCGTGGGCATGGCCACCAATATTCCGCCCCATAATCTGTCTGAAATCTGTCAGGCCGTTGAACGGGTTATAGACACTCCCGATATCAGTTTGAGGGAACTGATGGAACTGGTTCCGGGTCCTGATTTTCCGACAGCGGGGTTTATCTGCGGAAAAAAGGGGATCCGAGACGCATATGAATCAGGACGCGGGATCATTAAGATGAGGGCAAGGGCCTTTGTGGAGAAGGTCGGCCATAACCGTGAGCGAATTATCATTTCTGAAATCCCTTATCAGGTGAATAAAGGGAAACTCCTGGAAAAGCTGGCTGAGCAGGTGCGGGAGAAAAAGATAGAAGGAATATCGGAAATCAGGGATGAATCCGACCGGGAGGGGATGCGGATCGCCATTGAGGTGAAGCGGGACGGTGTGGCACTGGTGATCCTGAACAGGTTGTATAAGTTCACTCAACTGGAAACATCCTTCGGGATCATATTTCTATCTATTGTCAACGGGAGACCCCAGATCCTTTCCCTCAAAGAGATTATCCGGCATTTTATCGAGTATCGCCGGGAGGTGGTGGTTCGAAGAACGATTTACGAACTCAAGAAGGCAGAGGCCCGGGCCCATATTCTGGAAGGCCTGAAAAAGGCCTTGGAATTCCTTGATGATGTCATTGAATTGATTCGGTCCTCTTCCGACGCCAAAGAGGCGAAGACCCGCCTTATGTCGGATTTCGGATTCTCCGAAATTCAGGCCCAGGCCATTTTAGACATGAGACTCCAACGATTGACCGGGCTGGAAAGAGATAAAATCAATGCGGAATATTACGAACTGATCAAGGATATCGCACGATACAAGGAAATCCTTGGGAACCCGGCCATGGTCCTCAATATTATAAAGGATGAGGTGAAGGAAGTTAAAGAACTCTATGGCGACGAGCGCAGGACCGAAATCCTCGATGACGTAGAGGACATCGACATGGAGGACCTCATTGCCGAAGAGGACATGGTGGTTACCATCAGTCATAATGGCTATATCAAGAGAAATCCCATCAGCCTGTACAGGGCCCAGCGCCGGGGCGGCAAGGGAATGACCGGGGTCAAGCCGATGGGCGAGGATTTTGTGGAACACCTCTTTGTTGCGTCCTCCCATGATTTTTTCCTCTTCTTCACCAACAAGGGCAGGGTCTACTGGAAAAAGGTGCATGAGATTCCGGAGGGCGGCCGGATGTCCAAAGGAAAGGCCATCGTCAACCTTCTGGATCTGAAGAAGGGGGAGCGTGTGGCGACCATTCTCCCGGTAAGAGACTATGAAGAAGGAAAATATGTGGTGATGGCCACCAAAGAGGGGCTGGTCAAAAAGACGGAGTTGACCGCTTACAGTCATCCCAGGTCGGTGGGAACGATCGGGGTTAAAATCAGGGAGGGCGATGAACTCATTGCAGTCAGGGTTTCCAGTGGGGAGCAGGATATTTTCCTCACCACAAGGGAAGGAAAATCGATCCGTTTTCCTGAGTCCGAACTGAGGAGCATGGGGAGGGTGGCTTCGGGTATCATTGGGATCCGGATGGCGCCGGGCAATGGGGTCGTGGGGATGGAGGCCATCGGAGAGGGGGCCACAATCCTGACGGTCACCGAAAACGGGTTTGGCAAACGCACCAGGACGGACGAGTATCCCCGGCAGGGCAAGGGAGGGAAGGGCGTCCTCACCATCAAGACCAGCGAAAGAAACGGGCCGGTGGTCTATTCCTACCAGGTGAACGATCAGGATCAATTGATGATTATCACGGGACACGGAAAGATCATACGCCTGAGGGCCGGCGATATTTCGGTGATCGGGAGAAATACGCAAGGCGTCAAATTGATCGATCTGGGTGAAGGGGAAAAGGTGGTGGGGGTCGCCAAGCTCATGGAAGATGAAGACTGA
- the gyrB gene encoding DNA topoisomerase (ATP-hydrolyzing) subunit B yields the protein MEQNTTYQAEDIKVLEGLSAVRKRPAMYIGNTSVEGLHHLVYEVVDNSIDEAMAGYCDEIKIKLLNDRSVVVLDNGRGIPVDMHKSANMPALEVVMTKLHAGGKFDNKSYKVSGGLHGVGVSVVNALSEYLEVEVYRNQKIYFQRYERGVTTSELKITGETERTGTRIKFLPDPTIFESLDFDFDTLARRMRELSFLTKGLRIKIVDERTGKKKDFLYQGGILSFVEYLNANKEVLHSKPIFISGERNAVVIEAAFQYNNSYKENLFTFANNINTREGGSHLIGFKSALTRSINLYLQNSPLSKNFKEKLTGDDVREGLTGIISVKLPNPQFEGQTKTKLGNSDVKGLVENLVNEGLSTFFEENPAVIKSILGKVIDAARAREAARKARELARRKGILSDHSLPGKLADCQERDPARSEIFIVEGDSAGGSAKQGRDRKNQAILPLKGKILNVEKARFDKMISSDEIRILIAALGTGIGEKDYNIDSIRYHKIIIMTDADVDGAHIRTLLLTFFFRQMPDLIEKGYLYVAQPPLYRLMDKKKELFIKDEAEFNDFLLKRVSENEVVVFDNGKELSGGRLISMLNRLVRFFEKLEKLSRRGVSPRFIQLLILNGISNKEQFKDKAFMEDLFAQLEKNGFGVSDIRLGEEEGFYLFSVTESKTGGQKFDVDWEFLSSPELRQLMKLRDDFCELKKGSYRAGPDGEKERIEDPEQLLKELMERAKRGLAIQRYKGLGEMNPDQLWTTTMNPDMRSLVRVKVEDAVEADNIFTILMGDKVEPRREFIQNNALEVKDLDI from the coding sequence ATGGAACAAAATACTACTTACCAGGCAGAAGACATCAAGGTCCTGGAAGGGCTTTCGGCCGTCAGGAAACGACCGGCCATGTACATCGGAAACACCTCTGTTGAAGGTCTGCACCATCTGGTCTATGAAGTGGTGGACAACAGCATTGACGAAGCCATGGCCGGCTATTGCGACGAGATTAAGATCAAGCTCCTGAATGACAGGAGCGTGGTGGTTCTGGACAATGGGCGCGGAATTCCGGTGGACATGCATAAAAGCGCCAATATGCCGGCACTTGAGGTTGTCATGACAAAGCTGCATGCCGGCGGAAAGTTCGATAATAAATCATACAAGGTGTCGGGCGGACTCCATGGCGTCGGGGTGTCGGTGGTGAATGCCCTTTCCGAGTATCTGGAGGTGGAAGTTTACCGGAACCAAAAAATCTATTTTCAGAGATACGAGAGGGGAGTGACAACCAGTGAGCTCAAGATAACCGGGGAGACCGAGCGGACAGGCACCAGGATCAAATTCCTTCCGGACCCGACCATTTTTGAATCGTTGGATTTTGATTTTGACACCCTTGCAAGGCGGATGCGGGAGCTTTCTTTTTTGACAAAGGGTCTGCGCATAAAAATCGTGGACGAACGGACCGGAAAGAAGAAGGATTTTCTTTATCAGGGAGGGATTCTCTCCTTTGTGGAGTACCTTAACGCCAATAAGGAGGTGCTTCATTCAAAGCCAATTTTCATCAGCGGGGAGAGAAACGCGGTAGTGATAGAGGCAGCGTTTCAATACAACAACTCCTACAAAGAGAACCTGTTTACCTTTGCAAACAATATCAACACAAGAGAAGGGGGAAGCCATTTAATCGGCTTTAAATCGGCACTGACGCGAAGCATTAACCTCTATCTCCAGAATTCGCCCCTTTCCAAGAACTTCAAGGAAAAGCTGACCGGGGACGATGTGAGGGAGGGACTTACCGGCATTATCAGCGTCAAACTGCCGAATCCTCAATTTGAAGGCCAGACCAAAACCAAACTGGGCAACAGCGATGTCAAGGGCCTGGTGGAAAACCTGGTAAACGAAGGGTTAAGCACCTTTTTTGAAGAAAATCCAGCAGTGATAAAATCTATTTTAGGAAAGGTGATCGATGCAGCCCGGGCCAGGGAGGCTGCACGAAAGGCAAGGGAGTTAGCAAGGAGGAAGGGAATTCTTTCGGATCACTCGTTGCCCGGCAAGTTGGCCGATTGTCAGGAAAGGGATCCGGCAAGGAGTGAGATTTTCATTGTGGAGGGGGATTCCGCAGGAGGTTCTGCAAAACAGGGAAGGGACCGAAAGAACCAGGCCATCTTACCCTTGAAGGGGAAGATTCTAAATGTGGAGAAGGCGAGATTTGATAAAATGATTTCCAGTGACGAGATTCGAATATTGATCGCCGCACTGGGCACGGGAATCGGCGAAAAGGATTATAATATTGATTCGATCCGCTATCACAAAATCATCATTATGACCGATGCCGATGTGGACGGCGCTCATATCCGAACCCTTCTCTTAACCTTCTTTTTCAGACAGATGCCGGATCTTATTGAAAAGGGATATCTCTATGTGGCCCAGCCGCCCCTGTATCGTCTGATGGACAAAAAGAAGGAATTGTTTATAAAGGATGAAGCGGAATTCAATGATTTCCTCTTGAAACGGGTGTCGGAAAATGAGGTGGTCGTTTTCGATAATGGAAAAGAATTATCCGGCGGCCGGCTTATCAGTATGCTCAATCGGCTGGTGAGGTTTTTTGAAAAGCTGGAGAAGCTGTCCAGGAGAGGGGTCAGTCCCAGATTTATCCAGCTCCTGATCTTGAATGGGATAAGCAATAAGGAGCAGTTCAAAGATAAGGCATTCATGGAGGATCTCTTTGCCCAATTGGAGAAAAACGGTTTCGGGGTGAGTGACATTCGTCTGGGAGAAGAAGAGGGTTTCTATCTTTTCTCGGTGACCGAGTCGAAAACCGGGGGCCAGAAATTCGACGTCGACTGGGAGTTTCTCTCTTCGCCGGAACTTCGCCAGCTCATGAAGTTGCGCGATGATTTTTGTGAATTGAAGAAGGGAAGTTACAGGGCAGGACCGGACGGAGAGAAAGAAAGAATTGAAGACCCTGAACAACTTCTCAAGGAATTAATGGAAAGGGCCAAAAGGGGTCTTGCCATCCAGAGATATAAGGGTTTGGGCGAAATGAATCCCGACCAGTTGTGGACCACCACCATGAATCCGGATATGAGAAGCCTGGTCAGGGTGAAGGTGGAAGATGCAGTGGAGGCCGATAATATATTCACCATACTGATGGGCGACAAGGTCGAGCCGAGAAGGGAATTTATTCAGAACAACGCATTAGAGGTGAAGGATTTGGATATTTAA
- the dnaN gene encoding DNA polymerase III subunit beta translates to MEIQIARSELLKSVSRVQSIIERKSSMPVLSTILFDASGPTVRLSATDLELGFQETLSADVKQEGSITISGRKLFEILKESNSETFTIKSKENNRVHLSDGVARFDLACIAPDEFPAFIEPEGVAMVQMDANILADMINKTIYAITIEEAGFKLSGVFTERVSHNETHYLRMVATDGHRLSMIDKPVPGIETLDLAQGVMIPRKGMSELNRLASEEGVVEIGFKQKDCVAKKQNALLVMRLLEAKFPDYQAVIPTEAAFSISLKRSSLLEAMRKMLILSNERYRAVKITLENDVLDLVSANPDLGEAQEKIDITYSGERIEAGFNPRYFIDVVQAMQSDIIHMEFMDNSKPCVIKGDEDDGFIGLIMPMRV, encoded by the coding sequence ATGGAAATCCAAATCGCCAGGTCTGAACTCCTCAAATCTGTTTCAAGGGTTCAAAGCATTATTGAAAGAAAAAGCAGTATGCCTGTTCTCTCAACCATACTTTTTGACGCCTCGGGTCCGACCGTTCGTCTTTCAGCCACAGATCTTGAACTCGGCTTTCAGGAGACGCTTTCGGCAGACGTCAAACAGGAGGGCAGCATCACCATTTCGGGAAGAAAGCTCTTTGAAATTCTCAAGGAAAGCAATTCCGAAACATTCACTATTAAGAGCAAAGAGAACAACAGGGTCCATCTATCAGACGGCGTGGCCCGATTTGATCTCGCATGTATCGCGCCCGACGAGTTTCCGGCGTTTATCGAACCTGAGGGCGTTGCCATGGTTCAGATGGACGCAAACATTCTGGCGGATATGATCAATAAGACCATTTATGCCATAACCATTGAAGAGGCCGGTTTCAAACTGTCCGGAGTTTTTACCGAGAGGGTTTCCCATAATGAAACCCATTATCTGAGAATGGTAGCCACAGATGGGCACAGACTCTCGATGATCGATAAGCCTGTTCCAGGTATTGAAACTTTGGATCTGGCCCAGGGGGTGATGATCCCCAGAAAGGGGATGTCTGAACTGAACCGGCTGGCGTCCGAGGAGGGCGTTGTGGAAATCGGATTTAAACAGAAGGATTGCGTGGCAAAGAAACAGAATGCGTTGCTGGTCATGCGACTCCTGGAAGCCAAGTTTCCGGATTATCAGGCGGTCATCCCGACGGAGGCCGCTTTTTCCATATCCTTGAAGCGGTCTTCACTGTTGGAAGCCATGCGGAAGATGCTGATCTTAAGCAATGAACGGTATCGCGCGGTGAAGATAACCTTGGAGAACGACGTATTGGACCTGGTCTCAGCCAACCCTGATCTGGGTGAGGCCCAGGAAAAAATAGATATAACCTACTCGGGTGAAAGAATTGAGGCAGGATTCAACCCCAGATACTTCATAGACGTTGTCCAGGCAATGCAGAGCGATATCATCCATATGGAGTTCATGGATAATTCGAAGCCGTGTGTGATCAAGGGGGACGAAGACGACGGGTTCATAGGGTTGATCATGCCGATGAGGGTCTAA
- the dnaA gene encoding chromosomal replication initiator protein DnaA, which translates to MSEFQRWLSRASLKEINARQVVVEVPNKFIAHWLQENYTDQIQTIFKHNFNTLPEIRFTYADPPDPIQPQIKGVVKGRNSPLFHGIDPHSTFGDFVMANCNRLACSSALSVAQRPGSDYNPLYIYSELSLGKTHILNAIGNLVLQNNPRANITYLTADRFLNEVSGTLDAQHPDRFRETEKTPDFLLLDDIHLIAGQRKLQAELLALCSSCLESAGQLVVTAAYAPGKIRNLLPQLRSRLEWGLIAEIRPPGQRTKVKIIKKIAGNEKLTLPDDVAFFLANTTDDMKTLIQHIGRIKDHFFSHKRPIDLSVAELIIKAASPSSCIDINHIQGVTAKYFNISLADLLSDKRGRPYSYPRQAAIYLSKKLTPLSLKEIGRAFGNRHHSTVIYADRCIRKAKANNAKISQDIDDIQNLLF; encoded by the coding sequence ATGTCCGAGTTCCAGAGATGGTTATCAAGGGCATCCCTGAAGGAAATCAACGCCCGCCAGGTTGTTGTAGAGGTTCCGAACAAATTCATTGCCCACTGGCTGCAAGAGAACTACACGGATCAGATTCAAACCATTTTCAAACATAATTTCAACACCCTTCCGGAGATTCGCTTCACTTATGCCGACCCTCCGGATCCTATACAACCACAAATCAAAGGGGTCGTCAAGGGACGCAACAGTCCCCTCTTTCACGGGATCGACCCCCATAGCACCTTTGGTGACTTTGTTATGGCCAATTGCAACCGTCTTGCCTGCTCTTCAGCCCTGAGCGTTGCACAAAGGCCCGGCAGCGACTACAATCCGCTCTATATATACAGTGAACTCAGCTTGGGAAAAACACATATCTTGAATGCCATCGGCAACCTGGTCCTCCAAAACAACCCCCGGGCAAATATCACCTATCTAACCGCCGATCGGTTCCTCAATGAGGTCTCAGGCACCTTGGACGCCCAGCATCCCGATCGCTTCCGGGAAACAGAGAAGACCCCTGATTTTCTTCTCCTGGATGACATTCACCTGATCGCCGGTCAGCGCAAACTCCAAGCAGAACTATTGGCACTCTGCAGCTCGTGCCTCGAATCCGCCGGTCAGTTGGTGGTAACAGCCGCTTATGCGCCCGGCAAGATCCGGAATCTCCTCCCCCAACTGCGCTCACGTCTCGAATGGGGTCTTATAGCAGAGATCCGTCCCCCAGGTCAAAGGACTAAGGTCAAAATTATAAAAAAAATAGCCGGAAACGAAAAACTCACCCTTCCGGACGACGTGGCCTTTTTCCTGGCAAACACCACCGATGACATGAAAACCCTGATCCAGCATATCGGAAGGATCAAAGACCACTTTTTTTCTCATAAAAGACCCATAGACCTCTCCGTGGCCGAATTGATAATTAAAGCGGCGTCTCCTTCAAGCTGTATTGACATTAATCATATACAAGGCGTCACGGCGAAATATTTCAATATTTCTTTAGCCGACCTGTTATCTGATAAGAGAGGACGGCCCTATTCATACCCGAGGCAGGCGGCCATCTATCTCAGTAAGAAACTGACCCCCCTTTCCCTAAAGGAAATAGGACGTGCATTCGGTAACAGGCATCATTCTACTGTCATATATGCGGATAGGTGTATACGGAAGGCTAAAGCTAACAATGCAAAAATATCACAAGATATCGATGACATACAAAATCTTCTGTTTTAA
- a CDS encoding AAA family ATPase encodes MTYSIALAGKGGTGKTTIAGMLVKYLVEKGRIPVLAVDADANANLNEVLGLEVEETLGDAREQMKTGASSGMTKDIFMEMKLQQAVVEADGFDLIVMGRPEGAGCYCAANTLLTQSLEKLIANYTSVVMDNEAGMEHMSRLTTNNIEALLVVSDPTRRGLQAASRIVELADKLSLNIGRKMVLVNRFREDQAQALEQALAEYNLDFVGTVPEDGELQEFDLKGRPTSELGIENPAVAAAYRIFDAIL; translated from the coding sequence ATGACCTATTCGATCGCCCTTGCAGGGAAGGGGGGAACGGGCAAAACAACCATCGCCGGGATGCTGGTCAAATATCTGGTGGAAAAGGGGAGGATTCCGGTCTTGGCTGTGGACGCGGATGCCAACGCCAATCTGAATGAGGTTTTGGGGCTGGAGGTTGAAGAAACCCTGGGAGACGCCAGGGAGCAGATGAAGACGGGGGCCTCCAGCGGCATGACAAAAGATATTTTCATGGAGATGAAGCTCCAGCAGGCGGTCGTGGAGGCGGACGGCTTTGATCTGATCGTTATGGGAAGGCCTGAAGGGGCCGGATGCTACTGCGCTGCCAATACCCTCTTGACCCAGTCCCTGGAGAAACTGATTGCGAACTACACCTCCGTGGTCATGGACAATGAGGCCGGCATGGAACATATGAGCCGGTTGACCACCAATAATATCGAAGCACTTCTCGTGGTTTCGGATCCCACGCGAAGAGGGCTTCAGGCGGCTTCGAGGATCGTGGAGCTGGCAGATAAACTCTCGTTGAATATCGGCCGTAAGATGGTGTTGGTGAACCGCTTCAGAGAGGATCAGGCCCAGGCCCTGGAGCAGGCCCTGGCCGAATATAATCTGGATTTTGTCGGAACGGTGCCCGAAGACGGGGAACTGCAGGAATTTGATCTGAAAGGCAGACCTACCAGTGAGCTGGGAATAGAAAATCCGGCTGTCGCAGCGGCCTACCGCATCTTCGATGCCATCCTATAG
- a CDS encoding acetyl-CoA decarbonylase/synthase complex subunit delta: MAFEIPKQPYSGKIGNTTVGTGSGAVTLGGQTSYPFHVFEGDMPNPPKIAMEIWDYDPSNEWPAAAVAPFKDVISSPETWAKKCVDEYGADIIVLQLKSTDPNGMDRSPDEAAEVTKKVADAVDVPVILWGTANNQKDEEVLKKISQVCEGKNLGLGPVEEANHKGVGASALGYGHTVIASSPIDVNLAKQLNILLGNLGVQSNKIVIDPTTGGLGYGLEYSYSVMERIMMAALTQEDDKLQIPMITNLGNEIWKCKEAGLPLGEMPTLGDPEKRAILMECVGAVCYLLAGSSVVILRHPESVRMVRSFIELLSNGGSAADVQEISKLLPLEEADLISLSPEPNLDFGPAETAPKPEKAPAKPKTEAKAAPAPPKKEEKAVAEPEAKKAEPKPDKAVAPKAEPDAKATAEAEAKAKAEAEEKAKADAEAKAKAEAEAKDKAEAEAKAKADAEAKTKAEAEEKAKADAKAKETEDLKALRYKRAQEREKHEAGQKAREGEAVAKTPAGQQMDMVEKLIAAINRIHKRI; the protein is encoded by the coding sequence TTGGCCTTTGAAATTCCCAAACAGCCCTATTCCGGAAAGATAGGGAATACCACGGTCGGAACCGGCAGTGGCGCTGTGACGTTGGGGGGTCAGACTTCGTATCCATTTCATGTCTTCGAGGGAGATATGCCGAATCCCCCGAAAATCGCGATGGAGATCTGGGATTACGACCCTTCCAATGAATGGCCTGCAGCGGCCGTTGCCCCGTTTAAGGATGTTATTTCTTCACCTGAGACCTGGGCCAAAAAATGTGTTGACGAGTACGGGGCCGACATTATCGTGCTTCAACTTAAGAGCACCGACCCCAATGGAATGGACAGGAGTCCGGACGAGGCGGCCGAGGTCACCAAGAAGGTTGCAGACGCGGTGGATGTGCCGGTTATCCTGTGGGGTACGGCAAACAACCAGAAGGATGAAGAGGTCCTCAAAAAGATTTCCCAGGTATGCGAAGGCAAGAATCTGGGCCTGGGTCCGGTGGAAGAAGCCAACCACAAAGGGGTGGGTGCAAGCGCCCTGGGGTACGGTCATACGGTCATTGCGTCCTCGCCCATCGACGTGAACCTCGCAAAACAGCTCAACATCCTTCTGGGTAATTTAGGGGTTCAGTCAAACAAGATTGTCATCGACCCCACAACCGGCGGTCTTGGGTACGGTCTGGAATATTCCTACTCGGTCATGGAGCGCATCATGATGGCCGCACTGACCCAGGAAGACGATAAACTTCAGATTCCCATGATCACCAACCTGGGCAACGAGATCTGGAAGTGCAAAGAAGCGGGCCTTCCCCTTGGAGAGATGCCCACATTGGGCGACCCGGAAAAAAGGGCCATCCTCATGGAATGTGTGGGGGCGGTATGCTATCTGCTTGCCGGGTCTTCGGTGGTGATATTGAGGCATCCCGAATCGGTTCGTATGGTCCGTTCGTTTATCGAGCTTTTGAGCAATGGGGGAAGTGCCGCCGACGTTCAGGAGATCTCAAAACTATTGCCGCTGGAGGAGGCGGATCTGATCTCATTGTCTCCTGAGCCCAACCTGGATTTCGGTCCTGCAGAGACTGCTCCCAAACCTGAGAAGGCCCCGGCCAAACCGAAAACCGAGGCAAAGGCTGCCCCTGCGCCTCCCAAGAAAGAAGAGAAGGCTGTAGCCGAACCAGAGGCCAAAAAGGCCGAGCCAAAGCCCGATAAAGCGGTAGCGCCAAAGGCGGAACCCGACGCAAAGGCCACGGCTGAAGCTGAAGCCAAGGCCAAGGCAGAGGCCGAAGAAAAGGCCAAGGCAGACGCCGAAGCCAAGGCCAAAGCCGAGGCGGAAGCGAAAGACAAGGCAGAGGCAGAGGCCAAGGCCAAGGCCGATGCAGAGGCCAAGACCAAGGCGGAAGCGGAAGAGAAGGCCAAGGCAGACGCCAAGGCCAAGGAAACAGAGGACCTGAAGGCCCTGAGATACAAGCGGGCCCAGGAAAGAGAAAAACACGAGGCCGGGCAAAAGGCTCGCGAAGGAGAGGCCGTTGCCAAAACTCCGGCAGGCCAGCAGATGGACATGGTTGAGAAACTGATTGCAGCCATCAATCGTATTCATAAACGGATTTAG